One window of Cuculus canorus isolate bCucCan1 chromosome 10, bCucCan1.pri, whole genome shotgun sequence genomic DNA carries:
- the LOC128853184 gene encoding LOW QUALITY PROTEIN: histone-lysine N-methyltransferase SETD2-like (The sequence of the model RefSeq protein was modified relative to this genomic sequence to represent the inferred CDS: inserted 2 bases in 1 codon; deleted 1 base in 1 codon) — MWCLGTWFRDGLDDPKKGPVQRKWFYDCCQPSYHQLNAAISRANKLLQQPPAPRHQHQGLLGLGLPARLGSVRQGNSQWGARSAGRPSAANYQPIQGQILDSLTDDYKDYEEDDRWDDDGQLRFPSPSSECQAPRQKAEGSVQARKMSGSSCKEPVPGREKKVVTVVEKNNAKKRGPPKRRHPDLESNSEGDVDSRDKKVAKLEAGQVEAMWQNSSTVSPLCIMDDFKDPQRWKEFAKQGKMPPYFDLIEENVYLTERKNKKSHQDVKHVVCQCPPLSKEQRAQGQVACGGRCLNRLLQIECSSQCPNGNYCSNRRLQEKQHADVEVILTEDKGWGLRAAKDLPPDTFIMEYCGEVLDHKEFKARRKEYARNKNVHSYFVAVKENEIIDATQKGNYSRFMNHSCEPNCEAQKWMVNGQLRVGLFTTKLVPSGSELTFDYQFQQYSKEAQKCFCGSANCRGYLGGEKGVIIRAARTIMEKVRSRKEHSVDRQLEALLENGEATADESQGLRLSWLMLRIKTLEQKLTCLRIIQNIHSQSVLKSFLKHHGLSLLWIWMKRMDYGKSSTANKLQLQLEILKTLELLPIPTKNMLEDSKVIPIIERWAETNQSRKQTDKMLDVTNLATRLLNTWKQLKQVYRIPKKRPAEKESSANRGRDTISHRDGRPAAKHHILSRQQEPERHRGCGKRRRESSPLPSAYDRGMKRPVERYDTPASCEKRARIEPHHRLSLAERRKLFEQQFAQQEAQKQQQQNWQMAXNTLACNSTGYGTPYSSFTGCTPDYPMQAPVVPSSLNAGEVLLPTPNMGFMGLPRGHEHLQTVGQRQSYGGWDCSQQNVTGQEHHLPAQSQPAWH; from the exons atgtggtgcttaggaacatggtttagggatggacttgatgatcccaAGAAGGGTCCTGTCCAGCGTAAATGGTTCTACGATTGCTGCCAGCCAAGCTATCATCAGCTCAATGCTGCCATCAGCAGAGCCAACAAACTCCTACAG cagccaccagcacccagaCATCAGCATCAGGGTCTACTCGGGCTAGGTTTACCAGCCAGGCTTGGGAGCGTACGGCAAGGCAACAGCCAGTGGGGTGCGAGGTCTGCGGGCAGACCTTCTGCAGCTAATTACCAACCAATTCAAGGGCAAATACTGGATTCTCTGACAGATGATTACAAGGACTATGAAGAGGATGACCGCTGGGATGACGATGGCCAGCTTCGTTTTCCCAGCCCCTCCAGTGAATGCCAGGCGcccaggcagaaagcagagggcTCAGTGCAGGCACGCAAGATGAGCGGCAGTTCATGCAAGGAGCCGGTGCCCGGCAGGGAAAAGAAGGTGGTGACGGTTGtggagaaaaacaatgcaaaaaagcGAGGTCCACCAAAAAGAAGACACCCGGACCTGGAGAGTAACTCCGAGGGTGATGTGGACTCGAGGGACAAGAAGGTGGCGAAACTGGAAGCGGGGCAAGTGGAGGCGATGTGGCAGAACTCCTCCACAGTCAGTCCACTGTGTATCATGGATGACTTCAAAGACCCCCAGCGTTGGAAGGAGTTTGCCAAGCAAGGAAAGATGCCCCCTTACTTTGACCTGATTGAGGAGAATGTGTACttgacagaaaggaagaacaaaaaatctCACCAGGACGTGAAGCACGTGGTGTGCCAATGCCCGCCTCTCTCCAAAGAGCAGCGAGCTCAGGGACAGGTTGCTTGCGGAGGACGCTGTCTCAATCGCCTCCTCCAGATAGAGTGCTCTTCCCAGTGCCCAAATGGCAACTACTGCTCCAACAGGCGCCTCCAGGAGAAACAGCATGCAGATGTTGAAGTGATCCTCACTGAAGACAAAGGCTGGGGGCTGAGGGCTGCCAAAGATCTGCCACCAGACACTTTCATCATGGAGTACTGTGGAGAAGTGCTGGATCACAAAGAGTTCAAGGCTCGCAGGAAGGAATATGCCCGCAACAAGAACGTTCATTCTTATTTCGTAGCCGTGAAGGAAAATGAGATCATTGATGCTACCCAGAAAGGAAACTACTCTCGTTTCATGAACCACAGCTGCGAACCAAACTGTGAGGCACAAAAGTGGATGGTCAATGGGCAGCTCCGAGTTGGGCTTTTCACCACCAAACTAGTCCCATCAGGCTCGGAGCTGACATTTGATTACCAGTTCCAGCAATACAGCAAAGAGGCTCAGAAGTGCTTCTGCGGCTCAGCCAACTGCCGGggttacttgggaggagagaagggggtCATCATCAGAGCTGCCAGAACAATAATGGAAAAGGTACGCTCCCGTAAGGAGCACTCGGTGGACAGGCAGCTGGAAGCGCTGCTGGAGAACGGAGAGGCT ACAGCAGATGAGAGCCAAGGTCTCCGGTTATCCTGGCTGATGCTTCGAATTAAAACTCTGGAGCAGAAGCTCACCTGCCTCAGAATCATACAAAACATCCACTCGCAGTCCGTCCTGAAATCCTTCCTGAAGCACCATGGCTTATCTCTCCTCTGGATTTGGATGAAGAGGATGGACTATGGGAAAAGCAGCACGGCTAacaagctgcagctgcagctggagattCTGAAGACGCTCGAGCTCCTGCCCATCCCCACCAAGAACATGCTGGAAGACAGCAAAGTGATTCCCATCATCGagcgctgggctgagaccaaccAAAGCCGAAAACAAACGGACAAAATGCTGGATGTGACCAACTTAGCCACTAGGCTGCTCAACACCTGGAAGCAGCTCAAGCAGGTGTATCGGATCCCaaagaagaggccagcagaaaaggagagcAGTGCCAATCGTGGCAGAGACACCATCAGCCACAGGGATGGGAGGCCTGCTGCCAAGCACCACATCCTCAGCAGACAGCAGGAACCCGAGAGGCACAGAGGCTGTGGAAAGAGACGCAGAGAGTCGTCACCACTGCCCTCGGCTTATGACCGAGGAATGAAGAGGCCAGTGGAGAGGTACGACACACCAGCGTCTTGTGAGAAAAGAGCGCGAATTGAGCCTCACCACAGGCTGTCCCTGGCGGAGCGCAGGAAGCTGTTTGAGCAGCAGTTTGCCCAGCAGGAGGCccagaaacagcaacagcaaaactggCAGATGGC TAACACCCTGGCCTGCAACTCCACGGGCTACGGCACACCCTACAGCAGCTTTACTGGCTGCACACCTGACTACCCCATGCAAGCCCCCGTAGTCCCCAGCAGCCTCAACGCTGGGGAGGTGCTGCTGCCCACACCCAACATGGGTTTCATGGGCTTGCCAAGGGGACACGAGCACCTGCAGACTGTGGGGCAGAGACAGAGCTACGGGGGCTGGGACTGCAGCCAGCAGAATGTAACCGGACAAGAGCATCACCTGCCAGCCCAGAGCCAACCAGCCTGGCATTAA
- the LOC128853185 gene encoding LOW QUALITY PROTEIN: histone-lysine N-methyltransferase SETD2-like (The sequence of the model RefSeq protein was modified relative to this genomic sequence to represent the inferred CDS: inserted 2 bases in 2 codons; deleted 2 bases in 1 codon; substituted 2 bases at 2 genomic stop codons) encodes MDTTLLRPTSSCLSLTLLSQKSAIGHNNYSDSGQRDSKAGRDSKAGSEDSDMEDGGSDDGVPWKXVHSIVASPQTXPQGQGRAALTPPGSARRKRCSSDHWSRGSYCEERLENMAGKGGPQGESGCSRGMEQSAATSTDLSKETEELLPDPRQPRSSKRPSCLPGRFKSADIPQHQTSFSKPKGRQGKGGLNQSGLADFSSLDGFHTMGHVGGLGRDLSQPGKPSSSHQHPDISIRVYSGXVYQPGLGAYXQGNSPWGARSAGRPFAANYQPIQGQILDSLTDDYKDYEEDDRWDDDGQLRFPSPSSECQAPRQKAEGSVQARKMSGSSCKEPVPGREKMVVTVVEKNNAKKRGPPKRRHPDLESNSEGDVDSRDKKVAKLEGGQVEAMWPNSSTVSPLCIMDDFKDPQRWKEFAKQGKMPPYFDLIEENVYLTERKNKKSHQDVKHVVCQCPPLSKEQRAQGQVACGGRCLNRLLQIECSSQCPNGNYCSNRRLQEKQHADVEVILTEDKGWGLRAAKDLPPDTFIMEYCGEVLDHKEFKARRKEYARNKNVHSYFVAVKENEIIDATQKGNYSRFMNHSCEPNCEAQKWMVNGQLRVGLFTTKLVPSGSELTFDYQFQQYSKEAQKCFCGSANCRGYLGGEKGVIIRAARTIMEKVRSRKEHSVDRHLEALLENGEADSDESQGLRLSWLMLRIKTLEQKLTCLRIIQNIHSQSVLKSFLKHHGLSLLWIWMKRMDYGKSSTANKLQLQLEILKTLELLPIPTKNMLEDSKVIPIIERWAETNQSRKQTDKMLDVTNLATRLLNTWKQLKQVYRIPKKRPAEKESSANRGRDTISHRDGRPAAKHHILSRQQEPERHRGCGKRRRESSPLPSAYDRGMRRPVERYDTPASCKKRARIEPHHRLSLAERRKLFEQQFAQQEAQKQQQQNWQMAYTLACNSTGYGTPYSSFTGCTPDYPMQAPIVPSSLNAGEVLLPTPNMGFMGLPRGHEHLQTVGQRQSYGGWDCSQQNVTGQEHHLPAQSQPAWH; translated from the exons ATGGACACAACACTGTTGCGTCCGACATCTTCTTGCCTGTCCCTTACTCTCCTATCCCAAAAAAGTGCCATTGGCCACAACAATTACTCTGACTCAGGGCAGAGGGACAGCAAGGCGGGCAGA GACAGCAAGGCAGGCAGTGAAGACAGTGACATGGAGGACGGGGGTTCCGATGACGGTGTCCCTTGGA CCGTGCATTCCATTGTTGCATCACCACAAACTTGACCACAGggacagggcagagcagcactCACTCCTCCTGGATCAGCCAGAAGGAAGAGGTGTTCCTCTGACCACTGGTCCCGTGGATCCTACTGCGAAGAGAGATTGGAGAATATGGCAGGCAAAGGTGGCCCACAGGGAGAGAGCGGATGCTCtagagggatggagcagagtGCGGCAACTTCTACTGATCTCAGCAAAGAgacagaggagctgctgcctgatCCACGCCAGCCTCGGAGCAGCAAACGGCCATCTTGTCTGCCAGGGAGGTTCAAAAGTGCTGATATACCTCAGCACCAGACAAGCTTTTCCAAGCCAAAAGGTAGGCAGGGGAAGGGTGGCCTTAACCAGTCTGGCCTCGCAGACTTCTCCAGCCTGGACGGTTTTCACACAATGGGGCACGTGGGAGGTTTGGGCAGGGACCTTTCCCAGCCGGGGAAACCAAGTagcagccaccagcacccagaCATCAGCATCAGGGTCTACTCGGGCTAGGTTTACCAGCCAGGCTTGGGAGCGT GGCAAGGCAACAGCCCGTGGGGTGCGAGGTCTGCGGGCAGACCTTTTGCAGCTAATTACCAACCAATTCAAGGGCAAATACTGGATTCTCTGACAGATGATTACAAGGACTATGAAGAGGATGACCGCTGGGATGACGATGGCCAGCTTCGTTTTCCCAGCCCCTCCAGTGAATGCCAGGCGcccaggcagaaagcagagggcTCAGTGCAGGCACGCAAGATGAGCGGCAGTTCATGCAAGGAGCCGGTGCCCGGCAGGGAGAAGATGGTGGTGACGGTTGtggagaaaaacaatgcaaaaaagcGAGGTCCACCAAAAAGAAGACACCCGGACCTGGAGAGTAACTCCGAGGGTGACGTGGACTCGAGGGACAAGAAGGTGGCGAAACTGGAAGGGGGGCAAGTGGAGGCGATGTGGCCGAACTCCTCCACGGTCAGTCCACTGTGTATCATGGATGACTTCAAAGACCCCCAGCGCTGGAAGGAGTTTGCCAAGCAAGGAAAGATGCCCCCTTACTTTGACCTGATTGAGGAGAATGTGTACttgacagaaaggaagaacaaaaaatctCACCAGGACGTGAAGCACGTGGTGTGCCAATGCCCGCCTCTCTCCAAAGAGCAGCGAGCTCAGGGACAGGTTGCTTGCGGAGGACGCTGTCTCAATCGCCTCCTCCAGATAGAGTGCTCTTCCCAGTGCCCAAATGGCAACTACTGCTCCAACAGGCGCCTCCAGGAGAAACAGCATGCAGATGTTGAAGTGATCCTCACTGAAGACAAAGGCTGGGGGCTGAGGGCTGCCAAAGATCTGCCACCAGACACTTTCATCATGGAGTACTGTGGAGAAGTGCTGGATCACAAAGAGTTCAAGGCTCGCAGGAAGGAATATGCCCGCAACAAGAACGTTCATTCTTATTTCGTAGCCGTGAAGGAAAATGAGATCATTGATGCTACCCAGAAAGGAAACTACTCTCGTTTCATGAACCACAGCTGCGAACCAAACTGTGAGGCACAAAAGTGGATGGTCAATGGGCAGCTCCGAGTTGGGCTTTTCACCACCAAACTAGTCCCATCAGGCTCGGAGCTGACATTTGATTACCAGTTCCAGCAATACAGCAAAGAGGCTCAGAAGTGCTTCTGCGGCTCAGCCAACTGCCGGggttacttgggaggagagaagggggtCATCATCAGAGCTGCCAGAACAATAATGGAAAAGGTACGCTCCCGTAAGGAGCACTCGGTGGACAGGCACCTTGAAGCGCTGCTGGAGAACGGAGAGGCTGACAGCGATGAGAGCCAAGGTCTCCGGTTATCCTGGCTGATGCTTCGAATTAAAACTCTGGAGCAGAAGCTCACCTGCCTCAGAATCATACAAAACATCCACTCGCAGTCCGTCCTGAAATCCTTCCTGAAGCACCATGGCTTATCTCTCCTCTGGATTTGGATGAAGAGGATGGACTATGGGAAAAGCAGCACGGCTAacaagctgcagctgcagctggagattCTGAAGACGCTCGAGCTCCTGCCCATCCCCACCAAGAACATGCTGGAAGACAGCAAAGTGATTCCCATCATCGagcgctgggctgagaccaaccAAAGCCGAAAACAAACGGACAAAATGCTGGATGTGACCAACTTAGCCACTAGGCTGCTCAACACCTGGAAGCAGCTCAAGCAGGTGTATCGGATCCCaaagaagaggccagcagaaaaggagagcAGTGCCAATCGTGGCAGAGACACCATCAGCCACAGGGATGGGAGGCCTGCTGCCAAGCACCACATCCTCAGCAGACAGCAGGAACCCGAGAGGCACAGAGGCTGTGGAAAGAGACGCAGAGAGTCGTCACCACTGCCCTCGGCTTATGACCGAGGAATGAGGAGGCCAGTGGAGAGGTACGACACACCAGCGTCTTGTAAGAAAAGAGCGCGAATTGAGCCTCACCACAGGCTGTCCCTGGCGGAGCGCAGGAAGCTGTTTGAGCAGCAGTTCGCCCAGCAGGAGGCccagaaacagcaacagcaaaactggCAGATGGCGTACACCCTGGCCTGCAACTCCACGGGCTACGGCACACCCTACAGCAGCTTTACTGGCTGCACACCTGACTACCCCATGCAAGCCCCCATAGTCCCCAGCAGCCTCAACGCTGGGGAGGTGCTGCTGCCCACACCCAACATGGGTTTCATGGGCTTGCCAAGGGGACACGAGCACCTGCAGACTGTGGGGCAGAGACAGAGCTACGGGGGCTGGGACTGCAGCCAGCAGAATGTAACCGGACAAGAGCATCACCTGCCAGCCCAGAGCCAACCAGCCTGGCATTAA